The proteins below come from a single Mangifera indica cultivar Alphonso chromosome 16, CATAS_Mindica_2.1, whole genome shotgun sequence genomic window:
- the LOC123198770 gene encoding crocetin glucosyltransferase, chloroplastic-like has translation MAQPHFLLVTFPAQGHINPGLQLAKRLISIGVRVTFATSDYAIRRIEKNSTTHAQGLSFAAFSDGYENGYNSSVDVNHYMGELERLGSLTLSDFIASSTKQGNGFTCIVYSILIPWVAKVGKAHNVPTTLFWNQTAIMFGIYYYYFKGYGDVIRNNIEDPSFSVSLPGLPELRSRDLPSFFIPSDPYSLALPAFKEHLDILDEETNPKILVNTYDTLESEALKAIHQYNMVGIGPLIPSAFLDGKDPSDTSFGGDLFMGYHNEYVEWLNAKPKSSVIYVSFGSLSVLSKPQMEELARGLIDTGRPFLWVIRSKEGGEEDKEEDNLSCKEELEKQGKIVPWCSQVEVLSHPSVGCFVTHCGWNSTFESLCSGVPTVAFPQWTDQATNAKLLEDVWKTGVRVNVNEEGIVEGPEIKRCLEIVLGDEEKGKEMRRNAKKWKDLAREAAKEGGSSDKNLNNFVEKIAKGW, from the coding sequence ATGGCTCAACCACACTTCCTCCTCGTCACATTTCCTGCACAAGGTCACATAAACCCAGGCCTTCAATTGGCGAAGCGACTTATAAGCATTGGCGTGCGTGTGACCTTTGCCACCAGCGACTATGCCATCCGCCGCATTGAAAAAAATTCCACAACTCATGCTCAAGGGTTGTCATTTGCTGCCTTTTCTGATGGCTATGAAAATGGATATAATTCAAGCGTTGACGTCAATCACTACATGGGGGAGCTTGAGCGTCTCGGCTCCCTCACTCTAAGTGACTTCATTGCCTCCAGCACCAAACAAGGTAATGGGTTCACATGCATAGTTTATTCTATACTTATCCCTTGGGTAGCAAAAGTGGGTAAAGCTCATAACGTTCCAACTACACTTTTTTGGAATCAAACTGCCATTATGTTTGgtatctattattattacttcAAGGGTTATGGCGATGTCATAAGGAATAACATTGAAGATCCCTCATTTTCGGTATCATTACCAGGATTGCCGGAGCTCCGTAGCCGAGACCTTCCTTCTTTTTTTATCCCTTCAGATCCATATTCTTTGGCGCTTCCAGCATTTAAAGAGCACCTAGATATCCTTGATGAAGAAACCAACCCAAAAATACTTGTCAACACGTACGATACATTAGAGTCAGAGGCCTTAAAAGCAATTCATCAGTATAACATGGTTGGAATTGGACCGTTGATTCCATCAGCTTTTTTGGATGGGAAAGATCCATCTGATACTTCCTTTGGAGGTGATTTGTTCATGGGTTATCATAATGAATACGTGGAATGGCTCAACGCAAAGCCTAAATCATCAGTTATCTACGTTTCGTTTGGAAGTCTTTCCGTGTTGTCAAAGCCACAAATGGAAGAGCTTGCAAGGGGATTGATAGACACAGGTCGTCCATTCTTGTGGGTTATAAGATCTAAAGAAGGCGGAGAAGaggataaagaagaagataactTGAGTTGTAAAGAAGAGCTGGAAAAGCAAGGGAAGATAGTGCCCTGGTGTTCACAAGTAGAGGTTTTGTCTCATCCTTCGGTGGGATGTTTTGTTACACACTGCGGGTGGAATTCGACCTTTGAAAGCTTATGTTCTGGGGTGCCAACCGTGGCTTTTCCTCAGTGGACAGATCAAGCCACAAATGCAAAGCTCCTGGAAGACGTGTGGAAGACAGGAGTAAGAGTGAATGTTAATGAAGAAGGGATTGTTGAGGGGCCTGAGATTAAGAGGTGTTTAGAAATAGTACtgggagatgaagaaaaagggaaagaaatgaGAAGGAATGCCAAGAAATGGAAGGACTTGGCTAGAGAAGCTGCCAAGGAAGGTGGGTCTTCGGACAAGAATCTTAACAACTTTGTGGAAAAGATTGCAAAAGGCTGGTAG